In Shinella sp. XGS7, a single genomic region encodes these proteins:
- a CDS encoding Ig-like domain-containing protein: MNDIAATQAPTRKEVVFVDTRAPDYQTLLQGIAPGAEVILLSTSKDGVQQIADSLAGRQDIDAIHIISHGDSGVLLLGNGPLFEGNLAQYSTQLSGIGKALSPDGDILLYGCDVGAGREGQAFVSRLAGLTGADIAASDDNTGASAKGGDWDLEITTGQIAASNALNLSRLGSYDHLLVTTSVSTVAQLKSAIATGVSDNVDDVITLTSNITFASFNDAITINVTDGHTLQIVGGGFALDGANKARVLDVSTSGANSKVALDNITIRNGLVVGNGANEGASAADSLGAGIRNAGVLTITNSTITGNKASGGGGGGGDFGGNYGGGGGGGGGFGTTLGGTGGSSTDAAIPSTTPSSVTGGNGAGPNSNMGGRGGSAAAGAGGSYTGNGSSISGYTAGGSGGLASNGSTSIGGGGGGGGSSAAGGKGAAATGGIYNSSSGILTIINSSVTNNLGAGGGGGGGVSNDQAANYSRVGSGGDGGAGVGAIWNAGGTVRMDSTSFNTLGTGNVGGGGLGGRAAGAGNVDGANGASTSTIYTTNGGTTDTNYNPNAAPTLGNLNGDSVAWGGVGNTVRLDVGSNASLADAELGALNGGNGNWSGASLVIQRNGTAVSSDVLGFDTVGALFTVSGSNLQSGGQTFATFSNTGGVLTISFTSSGTTATTALVNDVAQRISYRNDTPAGDANVKMTINDGGGASATANVTVASDFIYITNTSDTATIDASNGTSFSEAVAIAAADATGSQTIVFASNLAAQTLTLNAVSINESLSFDMDQASGLILTGGTLTLGGSTTQTFTHGSGDTATISSVIAGSGALTKVGAGNLTLSGAGNSFSGATTISAGTLTVSGGDALASNTSVSVAAGATLALAGNEALGNLSGAGTVTLGSFNLTSNQTADTTFSGGISGTGGVTFNQVGAATYSTTLSGTNTYTGSTILANYGWLKLNGDASMADTNAVRVNGNSVLTLLSNQTIGSLSSNNANASIQLGSYTLTAGGDNTSTSVSGVVSGTGSLVKQGSGTLTLSGSNTYGGTTTVSGGTLSVAGDGNLGTGALTLAGGTVLDVTGATTIDNAIVLSGNSSIGNSNAVTLSGALSGAFDLTKTGSGTLTLSGSNSYGTTYVSAGTLSIANDGNLGSGAVNLAAGTTLALTGANTVDNAIVLGGDASVSSSAAATLSGVISGAFTLSKAGASSLTLSGSNSYGATTVSAGTLSVASDGNLGSGTLTLGAGTTLAVTSATTIDNAITLSGSATVNTGAATTLSGVISGSNSLTKSGAGTLTLSGNNSYSGSTSVSAGTLSIASDSNLGSGTLNLANGTTLQITGVTTIDNALALTGTATVTASAASTLSGVISGTGSLNKTGSSSLTLSGSNTNTGATTVNGGTLVVNGSTSSSTVVASGSTLAGTGTLGGDVTVQSGATLSPGSSGAGSLTINGNLLMSSASTLALDINGATAGTGYDRVVVNGTVDVSAANLVVTHGYAAGSGDSYTVIVNDAADAVIGTFSGANEGDKFNATGNGTELTVSYIGGSGNDLTLTAPIAPTVTSVSSSTANGSYKIGDVITVTVRFDSAVNVTGTPTLTLETGTTDRVLNYVSGSGTDTLSFSYTVQAGDSSADLDYASTSALSLNGGTIKDGANQNAILTLATPGAAGSLGANKALVVDGVRPAATSITLSDTNLRIGETATVTITFNEAVTGLTLADFTAANGVLSNLSTANNITWTATFTPSANISDATNLITLDNTGVQDQVGNTGAGSTDSANYAIDTQRPTATIVVANGALGIGQTSGVTITFNEAVTGLGIGDFLVDNGTLSGLSSNDGGITWTATLTPTANITDATNVITLDNSGYTDTAGNAGTGSTDSNNYVIDGQRPTASIVVADTALKAGQTSIVTISFSEAVTGLTVDDFSVANGALSGLSSSDGGVTWTATLTPAAGVESAANLISLDGSRYTDLAGNTAIGSASSNSYSLDSLRPTASIVVASPQLAIGQTSLVTISFSEAVSGLTVDDFSVSNGALSGLSSSDGGLTWTATFTPNTNISNASNRITLSNSGVVDLAGNAGTGSTSSGNYIVDTLRPSASIVVASSTLGIGQTSTVTLSFSEAITGLAVDDFSVANGTLSGLSSSDGGRTWTATLTPTANITDATNLITLNNTGVQDLAGNAGTGSTSSNNYAIDGQRPSATVVVADSTLKAGQTSTVTIRFSEAVTELSVDDFSVANGTLSGLSSSDGGITWTATLTPRANISQASNVLSLNTSGVKDLAGNAGAGSTDSGNYLIDTLPPSVSSVGLPAAGTYGADTVLDFSLRLSEPVQIDTSLGTPRLALVLQGGETVYADYQPSADPSTLNFRYVVQSGQAAPEGLALGGLETRGAVLRDAVGNALQASLPATDARQIIVNAVAAPVTPPETLPAPAPAMPASPTVQPIAPLYTIGGESGFQMTTGASGIYTYSPPPSNPLIISTHPSPPVQLQVPGGAGSAALLRPSASAETGLGVAQDRPLYESSVNLLNTAPSALSLSALPSLGDFSIGAGQRVSITLPANAFSMPEGSGPLALTARQANGRPLPAWLSFDPVSGSFSGQVPPGMSSDLVIEVQARDAEGNQATTRLKLDVKAVGERSSALPLEPSLTAEAASDPASALAAVLAAPGKPSLTAQFDQFGRQARQQEAAQLLHHLQAQARQHEVREGQPA; this comes from the coding sequence GTGAACGACATCGCCGCAACGCAGGCCCCCACCCGCAAGGAAGTCGTTTTTGTCGACACACGGGCCCCCGACTACCAGACGCTGCTTCAGGGTATCGCGCCTGGCGCCGAAGTCATCCTGCTCAGCACGAGCAAGGACGGTGTCCAGCAGATTGCCGATTCGCTGGCGGGCCGTCAGGACATAGACGCCATCCACATCATTTCGCACGGCGACTCCGGCGTGCTGCTGCTGGGTAACGGCCCGCTCTTCGAGGGCAACCTTGCCCAGTACAGCACTCAGCTCTCTGGTATCGGCAAGGCCTTGAGCCCGGACGGTGACATCCTGCTTTATGGCTGCGACGTGGGCGCGGGTCGCGAAGGCCAGGCCTTTGTCTCGAGGCTGGCCGGCCTGACCGGCGCAGACATTGCCGCTTCCGACGACAACACCGGCGCCAGTGCCAAGGGCGGTGACTGGGATCTCGAGATCACCACCGGCCAGATCGCCGCCAGCAATGCCCTGAACCTGTCGCGCCTCGGCAGTTACGACCACTTGCTGGTGACCACCTCGGTGAGCACCGTGGCTCAGTTGAAGAGCGCCATTGCCACGGGTGTTTCCGACAACGTCGACGACGTCATCACCCTCACAAGCAACATCACTTTCGCCAGCTTCAACGATGCCATCACCATCAACGTCACCGACGGCCATACCTTGCAGATCGTCGGCGGGGGGTTCGCGCTGGACGGTGCCAACAAGGCCCGGGTGCTGGACGTGAGCACCAGCGGCGCCAACTCCAAGGTCGCGCTGGACAACATCACCATCCGTAACGGCCTGGTCGTCGGCAACGGTGCCAATGAAGGTGCCTCCGCTGCGGACAGCCTGGGCGCGGGTATCCGCAACGCGGGCGTACTGACCATCACCAACAGCACCATCACCGGTAACAAGGCATCCGGCGGCGGCGGTGGCGGTGGCGACTTCGGAGGCAACTACGGCGGCGGCGGCGGCGGCGGCGGTGGTTTTGGTACCACCCTCGGTGGTACGGGTGGCAGCAGCACTGATGCGGCTATCCCGTCCACCACACCGTCTTCGGTCACGGGTGGCAATGGCGCCGGCCCCAACAGCAACATGGGTGGGCGTGGCGGTAGCGCTGCGGCGGGGGCGGGTGGCAGCTACACCGGCAATGGTTCGAGCATCTCCGGCTACACCGCCGGGGGATCGGGTGGGTTGGCCAGCAACGGCAGCACCAGCATTGGTGGCGGCGGCGGTGGTGGCGGCTCATCGGCGGCTGGCGGCAAAGGGGCTGCTGCCACAGGCGGCATCTACAACTCCAGCAGCGGCATCCTGACTATCATCAACAGCAGCGTGACCAACAACCTCGGTGCGGGTGGCGGTGGTGGGGGCGGGGTTTCCAACGACCAGGCCGCAAACTACAGCCGGGTGGGCAGTGGCGGTGATGGTGGTGCCGGGGTCGGTGCCATCTGGAACGCGGGCGGCACGGTACGGATGGATAGCACCAGCTTCAACACCCTCGGTACCGGTAACGTGGGCGGTGGCGGTCTGGGCGGCAGGGCGGCCGGAGCCGGCAACGTCGATGGCGCCAACGGCGCGTCCACCTCGACCATCTACACCACCAACGGTGGCACCACCGATACCAACTACAACCCCAACGCCGCACCCACCCTCGGCAACCTCAACGGCGACAGCGTCGCCTGGGGCGGCGTGGGCAATACCGTGCGCCTGGACGTGGGCAGCAACGCCAGCCTGGCCGATGCCGAGCTGGGCGCGCTGAATGGCGGCAATGGCAACTGGTCCGGCGCCAGCCTTGTCATCCAGCGCAACGGCACGGCAGTGAGCAGCGATGTGCTGGGTTTCGACACCGTCGGTGCGCTGTTCACCGTCAGCGGCAGCAATCTGCAGTCCGGCGGGCAGACCTTCGCCACCTTCTCCAACACCGGCGGCGTGCTGACCATCAGCTTCACCAGCAGCGGCACCACGGCGACCACCGCCCTGGTCAACGATGTGGCGCAGCGCATCAGCTACCGCAACGACACCCCGGCCGGTGATGCCAACGTCAAGATGACCATCAACGACGGTGGCGGCGCCAGCGCCACGGCCAACGTCACCGTGGCCTCGGACTTCATCTACATCACCAACACCAGCGACACCGCCACCATCGATGCCAGCAACGGCACAAGCTTCAGCGAGGCCGTCGCCATCGCCGCGGCCGATGCCACGGGCAGCCAGACCATTGTCTTCGCCAGCAACCTGGCCGCTCAGACGCTGACCCTCAACGCCGTGTCGATCAACGAAAGCCTGAGCTTCGACATGGACCAGGCCAGCGGTCTGATCCTCACGGGCGGCACCCTCACCCTGGGCGGTAGCACCACCCAGACCTTCACGCATGGCAGCGGCGATACGGCGACCATCAGCAGCGTCATCGCCGGCAGCGGCGCTCTGACCAAGGTCGGGGCGGGCAACCTGACCCTGTCTGGGGCCGGCAACTCCTTCAGTGGTGCCACCACCATCAGCGCGGGCACCCTGACGGTCAGTGGGGGCGATGCGCTCGCCTCCAACACCAGCGTGTCGGTCGCGGCCGGTGCCACCCTGGCCCTGGCCGGCAACGAAGCGCTCGGCAACCTCTCCGGCGCCGGCACGGTGACCCTGGGCAGCTTCAACCTCACCAGCAACCAGACGGCGGACACCACCTTCTCCGGCGGCATCAGCGGCACCGGTGGGGTGACCTTCAACCAAGTCGGGGCCGCCACCTACTCGACCACGCTTTCCGGCACCAACACCTACACCGGGTCCACCATCCTGGCCAACTACGGCTGGCTGAAGCTCAATGGCGACGCTTCCATGGCTGACACCAACGCCGTGCGGGTCAATGGCAACAGTGTCCTGACGCTGCTCTCGAACCAGACCATTGGCAGCCTGTCCAGCAACAACGCCAACGCCAGCATCCAACTGGGCAGCTACACCCTGACTGCCGGGGGTGACAACACATCCACCTCGGTTTCGGGTGTAGTGTCCGGCACCGGCTCGCTGGTCAAGCAGGGCAGCGGCACCCTGACCCTGTCCGGCAGCAATACCTACGGCGGCACCACCACCGTCTCCGGCGGCACCCTGTCGGTCGCCGGCGATGGCAACCTGGGCACCGGCGCCCTCACCCTGGCGGGAGGCACCGTGCTCGACGTCACGGGCGCCACCACCATCGACAACGCCATCGTCCTGTCCGGCAACAGCAGCATCGGCAACAGCAATGCCGTCACCCTCAGCGGTGCCCTCAGCGGTGCCTTCGACCTGACGAAAACCGGCAGCGGCACCCTGACCCTGTCCGGCAGCAACAGCTACGGCACCACCTATGTGAGCGCCGGCACCCTGTCGATCGCCAACGACGGCAACCTGGGGTCGGGCGCGGTGAATCTGGCTGCCGGCACGACCCTGGCGCTCACCGGTGCCAACACCGTCGACAACGCCATCGTGCTCGGCGGTGATGCCTCGGTGAGCAGCTCGGCGGCCGCGACCCTGTCGGGCGTGATCAGTGGCGCCTTCACCCTGAGCAAGGCCGGCGCCAGCAGCCTGACCCTGTCCGGCAGCAACAGCTACGGTGCCACCACGGTCAGTGCCGGCACCCTCAGCGTGGCCAGCGATGGCAACCTCGGCAGCGGCACGCTGACCCTGGGCGCCGGCACAACCCTGGCAGTGACCAGCGCGACCACCATCGACAACGCCATCACCCTGAGCGGCAGTGCCACGGTGAACACCGGCGCCGCCACCACCCTGTCCGGGGTGATCAGCGGCAGCAACAGCCTGACCAAGTCCGGCGCCGGCACCCTGACCCTGAGCGGCAACAACAGCTACAGCGGCAGCACCAGCGTCAGCGCCGGGACCCTGAGCATCGCCAGCGACAGCAACCTAGGCAGCGGCACCCTCAACCTGGCCAACGGCACCACGCTGCAGATCACCGGCGTCACCACCATCGACAACGCCCTGGCCCTCACCGGCACGGCCACCGTCACCGCCAGTGCGGCCTCGACCTTGTCCGGCGTCATCAGCGGCACCGGCAGCCTGAACAAGACCGGCAGCAGCAGTCTGACCCTGTCCGGCAGCAACACCAACACCGGCGCCACCACCGTCAACGGTGGCACCCTGGTGGTCAACGGCAGCACCAGCAGTTCCACCGTGGTGGCTAGCGGATCGACCCTGGCCGGTACCGGCACCCTGGGTGGCGATGTCACCGTGCAGAGCGGTGCCACCCTGTCCCCCGGCAGCTCGGGGGCTGGCAGCCTGACCATCAACGGCAACCTGCTCATGTCCTCGGCCAGCACCCTGGCGCTGGACATCAACGGCGCCACCGCAGGCACCGGCTACGACCGGGTGGTGGTGAACGGTACGGTCGATGTCTCCGCCGCCAATCTGGTGGTGACCCACGGCTATGCGGCCGGCAGCGGTGACAGCTACACCGTGATCGTCAACGATGCGGCCGACGCCGTGATCGGCACCTTCTCCGGAGCCAACGAAGGTGACAAGTTCAACGCCACCGGCAACGGCACGGAGCTGACCGTCAGCTACATCGGTGGCAGCGGCAACGACCTGACCCTCACCGCGCCCATCGCCCCGACCGTCACCAGCGTTTCGTCCAGCACGGCCAACGGCAGCTACAAGATCGGTGATGTCATCACCGTCACCGTGCGCTTCGACAGCGCGGTGAACGTGACCGGCACCCCGACGCTGACCCTGGAAACCGGCACCACCGACCGGGTGCTCAACTACGTGTCCGGCTCGGGCACCGACACCCTGAGCTTCAGCTACACCGTGCAGGCCGGGGACAGCTCCGCTGATCTCGATTACGCCTCCACCTCGGCGCTGAGCCTCAATGGCGGCACCATCAAGGACGGCGCCAACCAGAACGCCATTCTCACCCTCGCGACGCCCGGCGCCGCGGGATCCCTGGGCGCCAACAAGGCCCTGGTGGTGGACGGCGTGCGCCCGGCCGCTACCAGCATCACCCTCAGCGACACCAATCTGCGGATCGGCGAAACCGCCACCGTCACCATCACCTTCAACGAGGCCGTGACCGGGCTGACGCTGGCCGATTTCACCGCAGCCAATGGCGTGCTGAGCAATCTAAGCACCGCGAACAACATCACCTGGACCGCGACCTTCACGCCCAGCGCCAATATCAGCGATGCCACCAACCTGATCACCCTGGACAACACGGGGGTGCAGGACCAGGTCGGCAACACCGGCGCCGGCAGCACCGACTCGGCCAACTACGCCATCGACACCCAACGCCCCACCGCCACCATCGTGGTGGCCAATGGCGCGCTGGGCATTGGCCAGACAAGCGGCGTCACCATCACCTTCAATGAAGCCGTGACCGGGCTGGGCATCGGCGACTTCCTGGTCGACAACGGCACCCTCAGCGGGCTCAGCTCCAACGACGGCGGCATCACCTGGACCGCCACCCTGACCCCGACCGCCAATATCACTGACGCTACCAACGTAATCACCCTGGACAACAGCGGCTACACCGATACCGCCGGCAACGCCGGCACGGGTAGCACCGACTCCAACAACTACGTCATCGACGGGCAGCGCCCGACCGCCAGCATCGTGGTCGCTGACACCGCCCTGAAGGCAGGCCAGACCAGCATCGTCACCATCAGCTTCAGCGAGGCGGTGACCGGACTGACCGTGGACGACTTCAGCGTAGCCAACGGCGCACTCAGCGGCCTGAGCAGCAGCGACGGTGGCGTCACCTGGACGGCCACCCTGACGCCCGCGGCCGGCGTCGAGTCCGCGGCCAATCTCATCAGCCTGGATGGCAGTCGCTACACCGATCTGGCCGGCAATACCGCCATCGGCTCGGCCAGCTCCAACAGCTATTCCCTGGACAGCTTGCGGCCCACGGCCAGCATCGTGGTGGCCTCGCCGCAGCTGGCCATTGGCCAGACCAGCCTGGTGACCATCAGTTTCAGCGAAGCGGTCAGCGGGCTGACGGTGGACGACTTCAGCGTGAGCAACGGCGCGCTCAGCGGCCTGAGCAGCAGCGACGGTGGCCTCACCTGGACCGCCACCTTCACCCCGAACACCAATATCAGCAACGCCAGCAACCGCATCACGCTGAGCAATAGCGGCGTGGTCGACCTGGCAGGCAACGCCGGCACCGGCAGCACCAGCTCGGGCAACTACATCGTTGACACCCTGCGTCCCAGCGCCAGCATCGTGGTGGCCAGCAGCACCCTGGGCATAGGCCAGACCAGCACGGTCACCCTCAGCTTCAGCGAAGCCATCACCGGCTTGGCGGTGGACGACTTCAGCGTGGCCAACGGCACGCTCAGCGGATTGAGCAGCAGCGACGGCGGCCGCACCTGGACCGCCACCCTCACGCCCACTGCCAACATCACCGACGCCACCAACCTCATCACCCTGAACAACACGGGTGTACAGGATCTGGCGGGCAACGCCGGTACGGGCAGCACCAGCTCCAACAACTACGCCATCGACGGGCAGCGCCCCAGCGCCACCGTCGTGGTGGCCGACAGCACGCTCAAGGCCGGCCAGACCAGCACCGTCACCATCCGCTTCAGCGAGGCGGTGACCGAGCTGTCGGTGGACGACTTCAGCGTGGCCAACGGCACGCTCAGCGGCCTGAGCAGCAGCGACGGAGGCATCACCTGGACCGCCACGCTCACGCCGCGGGCCAATATCAGCCAGGCCAGCAACGTCCTCAGCCTGAATACGAGCGGCGTGAAGGACCTGGCGGGCAATGCCGGCGCTGGCAGCACCGACTCCGGCAACTACCTCATCGACACCCTGCCACCCAGCGTCAGCAGCGTCGGCCTGCCGGCCGCGGGCACCTATGGTGCGGACACGGTGCTGGACTTCAGCCTGCGCTTGAGCGAACCCGTCCAGATCGACACCAGCCTGGGCACACCACGCCTGGCCCTCGTGCTGCAGGGTGGCGAAACGGTGTATGCCGACTATCAGCCCAGCGCTGACCCCAGCACCTTGAACTTCCGCTACGTGGTGCAGAGCGGCCAGGCGGCCCCCGAGGGCCTGGCCCTGGGTGGCCTGGAGACCCGCGGCGCCGTGCTGCGCGACGCCGTGGGCAATGCGCTGCAAGCCAGCCTGCCGGCCACCGATGCCCGCCAGATCATCGTGAATGCGGTGGCCGCACCGGTGACGCCGCCCGAGACCTTGCCGGCCCCTGCACCGGCCATGCCGGCCAGCCCAACGGTGCAGCCGATTGCACCGCTCTACACCATCGGGGGCGAGAGCGGCTTCCAGATGACCACCGGGGCCTCAGGCATCTACACCTACAGCCCGCCCCCGAGCAATCCGCTCATCATCAGCACCCATCCCTCCCCACCGGTCCAGCTCCAGGTGCCGGGAGGTGCAGGCAGCGCGGCGCTGCTGCGCCCCAGCGCCAGCGCGGAGACGGGCTTGGGGGTAGCGCAGGATCGTCCGCTCTACGAGAGCAGCGTCAACCTGCTCAACACCGCGCCGTCTGCCCTGTCCCTGAGTGCCCTGCCCAGCCTGGGCGATTTCTCCATCGGTGCGGGCCAACGGGTCAGCATCACCCTGCCGGCCAATGCCTTCAGCATGCCCGAGGGCAGCGGCCCGCTGGCGCTGACGGCCCGGCAAGCCAATGGCCGCCCCCTCCCCGCCTGGCTCAGCTTCGACCCGGTATCCGGCAGCTTCAGCGGTCAGGTGCCGCCCGGTATGAGCAGTGATCTCGTGATCGAGGTGCAGGCTCGTGACGCCGAGGGCAATCAGGCCACGACCCGGCTGAAGCTGGACGTCAAGGCCGTCGGCGAGCGCAGCTCGGCCCTGCCGCTCGAGCCCTCGCTCACGGCCGAAGCCGCGAGCGATCCCGCCTCCGCACTCGCTGCCGTGCTGGCCGCCCCCGGCAAGCCCTCGCTGACCGCGCAGTTCGACCAGTTCGGACGCCAGGCCCGCCAGCAGGAGGCCGCCCAGCTGCTGCATCACCTGCAAGCCCAGGCTCGGCAGCACGAGGTCCGAGAAGGCCAGCCGGCCTGA
- a CDS encoding sulfotransferase translates to MPQFHFISGLPRSGTTLLAALLRQNPRFHAGMTSPVGSLFTGMLNQFGAGSEFGPVITQEQRQRLLRGIFSSYYADAADKQLIFDTNRLWCARMPALMDLFPQAKVIACVRNVAWVMDSIEKLYRANPYENTKLFNDDTERSSVYSRVETLAQRNRLVGFAWSALKDAYYGEHAKSLLLVEYELLAKAPEKVLRLVYDFIGEPWYAHDFEHIDYDAPEFDEALGLKGMHKVRPRVSLENRRSILPPDLFEQYASLNFWQNSSHSEASVIRPSAPPGAAP, encoded by the coding sequence GTGCCGCAGTTCCATTTCATCTCGGGCCTTCCGCGCTCGGGCACTACCCTGCTGGCGGCCTTGCTGCGGCAGAACCCGCGCTTCCATGCCGGCATGACCAGCCCGGTGGGTTCCCTGTTCACGGGCATGCTGAACCAGTTCGGCGCCGGCAGCGAGTTCGGACCGGTCATCACCCAGGAGCAGCGACAGCGCCTGCTGCGAGGCATCTTCAGCAGCTACTACGCGGACGCCGCTGACAAGCAGCTCATCTTCGACACCAACCGCCTCTGGTGCGCCCGGATGCCCGCGCTGATGGATCTGTTCCCCCAGGCCAAGGTCATCGCCTGTGTGCGCAATGTGGCCTGGGTGATGGACAGCATCGAGAAGCTCTACCGCGCCAACCCCTACGAGAACACCAAGCTCTTCAACGACGACACCGAGCGCAGCAGCGTCTACAGCCGTGTCGAAACCCTGGCCCAGCGCAACCGCCTGGTGGGCTTTGCCTGGTCGGCCCTCAAGGACGCCTACTACGGCGAACATGCCAAGTCGCTGCTGCTGGTGGAGTACGAGCTGCTGGCCAAGGCGCCCGAGAAGGTCCTGCGCCTGGTCTATGACTTCATCGGCGAGCCCTGGTATGCGCACGACTTCGAGCATATTGACTACGACGCACCCGAATTCGACGAGGCCCTGGGCCTCAAGGGCATGCACAAGGTGAGGCCGCGTGTCAGCCTGGAGAACCGCCGCAGCATTCTCCCGCCCGACCTTTTCGAGCAGTACGCCAGCCTCAACTTCTGGCAGAACTCCAGCCATAGCGAGGCCAGCGTGATCCGGCCCAGCGCCCCACCTGGCGCCGCGCCGTAG
- the cysC gene encoding adenylyl-sulfate kinase, with protein MSGSQTAQAQVDLAPQRVLRLLTCGGADDGKSTLVQRLLHELEADPEDQSLSLEADSRRWDRLGSGLDFAPPPDGLRAEREQGIALDVSYCHFATPQRKFIVADAPGHGRYTPLMVTAASTAQVAMLLIDARQGLRIEARRHSHLLRLMGVRRVLLLVNKMDLVGWDEAVFQRIAADYRDFADRIGLTVAHSIPVSALHGDNLLQPRRSMAWYQGPTLIEALDAAGAVEPGDPICAAAAPTALAALADRFECNLVCTAEEALWPGRSYLLKIGARSVGAQLTELHHRLDLETGQPLAAQSLGLNEIGAGTLVLDQMLAFDPDEPSRAARGFMLLDRLSQCCMAAGLLHRALPAARNLHPQALSVDRAARRQLMRHGSALVWLTGLSGAGKSIIANLLEQRLHAQGHHTYLLDGDHVRRGLCKDLGFSPADRVENIRRLAEVGRLMVDAGLIVLVAAISPFRADRQQARELLGPGGFLEIHVDVPLAVAEARDPKGLYRKARRGELPHFTGIDSPYEAPDQPELRIDSSLTSAQAAAQQIHELLQQRGII; from the coding sequence GTGTCCGGTAGCCAAACGGCACAAGCCCAGGTGGACCTGGCGCCGCAGCGCGTGCTGCGGCTCCTCACCTGCGGCGGCGCGGACGATGGCAAGAGCACCCTGGTGCAGCGACTGCTTCACGAGCTCGAGGCCGATCCCGAGGACCAGTCGTTATCCCTGGAGGCCGACAGCCGTCGCTGGGACAGACTGGGCTCCGGATTGGACTTCGCCCCGCCGCCGGACGGTCTGCGCGCCGAGCGCGAGCAGGGCATCGCCCTCGATGTTTCCTACTGCCACTTCGCCACGCCGCAGCGAAAGTTCATCGTGGCGGACGCGCCGGGGCACGGGCGGTACACCCCCCTTATGGTCACGGCGGCGTCCACGGCCCAGGTGGCCATGCTGTTGATCGATGCACGCCAGGGCTTGCGGATTGAAGCCCGCAGACACAGCCATCTGTTGCGCTTGATGGGCGTGCGCCGCGTTCTGCTGCTGGTCAACAAGATGGATCTGGTGGGCTGGGATGAGGCTGTGTTCCAGCGCATTGCTGCCGATTACCGCGATTTCGCGGACCGCATCGGGTTGACGGTGGCGCATTCGATACCGGTCAGCGCCTTGCACGGTGACAACCTGCTGCAACCCCGCCGCAGCATGGCCTGGTATCAGGGGCCGACCCTGATCGAAGCCCTGGACGCGGCCGGCGCCGTCGAGCCGGGCGACCCGATCTGCGCCGCTGCAGCGCCCACGGCGCTCGCAGCGCTCGCGGACCGTTTTGAGTGCAACCTGGTCTGCACGGCCGAGGAGGCGCTGTGGCCGGGGCGCTCCTATCTGCTCAAGATCGGCGCCCGCAGCGTGGGCGCTCAGCTGACCGAGCTGCATCATCGCCTCGATCTGGAGACCGGGCAGCCCCTGGCCGCGCAGTCTCTGGGCCTCAACGAGATCGGGGCCGGCACGCTGGTGCTGGATCAGATGCTGGCTTTCGACCCCGACGAGCCGAGCAGGGCCGCGCGAGGCTTCATGCTGCTGGACCGTCTGAGTCAGTGCTGCATGGCGGCCGGCCTGCTGCACCGTGCCCTGCCCGCGGCCCGCAATCTGCATCCTCAAGCTCTCAGCGTTGACCGGGCAGCCCGTCGGCAGCTGATGCGTCATGGCAGCGCCCTGGTCTGGCTGACTGGCCTCTCCGGCGCCGGCAAGTCCATCATTGCCAATCTGCTGGAGCAGCGGCTGCACGCCCAGGGGCATCACACCTATCTGCTGGATGGCGACCATGTGCGACGGGGCCTGTGCAAGGATCTGGGCTTCAGTCCTGCCGATCGGGTGGAGAACATCCGCCGCCTGGCCGAGGTGGGCCGGCTGATGGTGGACGCTGGCCTGATCGTGCTGGTGGCCGCGATCTCGCCATTTCGTGCGGATCGGCAGCAGGCGCGCGAACTGCTGGGGCCGGGGGGCTTTCTCGAGATCCATGTGGACGTGCCCCTGGCGGTGGCCGAGGCGCGCGATCCCAAGGGCCTGTATCGCAAGGCCAGGCGCGGCGAGTTGCCGCATTTCACCGGCATTGACTCACCCTACGAGGCGCCGGATCAGCCCGAGCTGCGAATCGACAGCAGCCTCACGAGTGCGCAGGCGGCGGCCCAGCAGATTCATGAGCTGCTTCAGCAGCGCGGCATCATCTGA
- a CDS encoding glutathione binding-like protein, which translates to MIEVYSWPTPNGHKVHIMLEECDLPYKVIPVDIGAGAQFDPHFLSISPNNKIPALVDPEGPDGQPISLFESGAILLYLAGKTGRFLPADTAGKYEVLQWLMFQMGGVGPMLGQAHHFRIYAPEKIDYAIERYTNEARRLYGVINKRLAGSRYLGGHDYSIADIATFPWLRSWKNQGVELNDYPHLKGWFDEIAARPAVQRGVAVLADQRKPLLGDKAREMLFGATQYKRH; encoded by the coding sequence ATGATCGAAGTTTATTCATGGCCCACGCCGAACGGGCACAAGGTCCACATCATGTTGGAAGAATGTGACCTCCCGTATAAGGTGATCCCCGTGGACATCGGCGCGGGGGCGCAATTCGATCCGCACTTCCTCTCCATCAGCCCCAATAACAAGATCCCCGCCCTGGTGGATCCCGAGGGCCCGGACGGCCAGCCGATCTCTTTGTTTGAATCGGGCGCGATTCTCCTCTATCTCGCGGGCAAGACCGGGCGCTTTCTGCCCGCCGACACCGCCGGCAAGTACGAGGTGCTGCAGTGGTTGATGTTCCAGATGGGCGGCGTGGGCCCGATGCTGGGCCAGGCCCATCACTTCCGCATCTACGCGCCCGAGAAGATCGACTACGCCATCGAGCGCTACACCAACGAGGCGCGGCGCCTCTACGGCGTGATCAACAAGCGCCTGGCCGGCAGCCGCTATCTGGGCGGCCATGACTACTCGATTGCCGACATCGCCACCTTCCCCTGGCTGCGCTCCTGGAAGAACCAGGGCGTGGAGCTGAACGACTACCCCCACCTCAAGGGCTGGTTCGATGAAATCGCCGCCCGCCCCGCCGTGCAGCGCGGCGTGGCCGTGCTGGCCGACCAGCGCAAACCCCTGCTGGGCGACAAGGCCCGTGAGATGCTGTTCGGCGCCACACAGTACAAACGCCACTGA